The Flavobacterium commune genome contains the following window.
TCACCAGATGACTGTTGGTGATGTAGACGGTGATGGTAAAGACGAAATTATTAATGGATCGAGTGCTATTAACGATAATGGTAAACGTCTATGGACTTATGGTCAAGGTCATGGGGATGCACTACACATGTCCGATATGGATCCGGATCGTCCAGGTCAGGAAATCTGGCAATGTTTGGAATCTCCGGGACAATACAGTCCGTATGGTATTCGACTTAATGATGCTAAAACGGGAGCAATGATTTTTGGTGTACCAACAACAGGTGATGTGGGTCGTGCTTTAGCAGCAGATATTGACCCAAATCATAGAGGTTATGAGATGTGGAGTTCTTCCGGAAATCTTTATAACGTTCAAGATGGAGAAATTGGAACAGCTAAACCTACAGGTGGTAGTCAAGCTGTCAATCACTTAGTATGGTGGGATGGAGATTTAGGTCGAGAAGTGTTGGATGGTACAATTATGGACAAATGGAATCCTGTGACAAAATCACTGAATCGCTTGTTTACTATATACCAAGCAGCACCAGTTTCGTCAAACAACGATTCTAAAAAGAATCCTGCTCTTACTGCTGATATATTTGGTGATTGGAGAGAGGAAATCATCTTACGCCGTAGCGACAATACTGCGTTGATTATTTTTACTACTAATATTCCAACAGAAAACAGAATTTACACCTTGATGCATGATCCGCAATATCGTACTGCTGTAGCTTGGCAAAATTCAGGATATAACCAGCCTCCTCACCCAAGTTTTTTCCTTGGCTATGATATGGCCGAAGCACCAACTCCTAATATTGAGGTAAAATATATTACAGCACCGGAGGTTATGAATACAACTAAAAATACACGTATTGATGGATGCGATACAATGGTAGATTATGCCGCTGAAGCTTCAGGTTTTCCAGCGCCAAGTTACACGTATACTTTTACAGGAGCAACCACAGCTTCTGGAAATGGCACAGGTTCTGGTAGCATATTCAACAAAGGAGTTACCAATGTAACCGTTACAGCCAGCAATACTTCCGGTTCGGTTAATTACAGTTTTGAAGTTACAGTAATGGATTCAATTGCTCCTGTTTTGACAACTCCGGCTGCCCAAAACCTATGCTACAGTGAAACCTACTCTATTCCTGCTCTGATAGCGAATGACAACTGCGGAATAGCTGCTGTTACTTATAACATTACAGGAGCTACGGAAAGAAGTGGTTCTGGCACAGATGCAAGCGGAAGTTTCAATGTAGGCGAATCTACGATTACTTGGACAGTAACGGATGTTAATAATAATCAAACTATTGACACTACTACGGTTATCGTAAATGCTCCTTTAGTTGTGAGTATTCCTGATGTATATGCAATGAACCCAAGCATCGACTTGGTTAACACACTATACCTTGGCTATGGACCAACTTTTCTTACTTTGAATGCAATTTCCGAAGGTGGCACAGGAAATCATAGTTACTTATGGAGTACAGGTGAAACAAGTTCTTCTATCAATGTAAGTAATGCAGGAACCTACACCCTAACTATTACAGATACTAAAGGTTGTACTAGTGAAGCATCAATAGTGATTAATGTGTTAGACGTTAGCTGTGGAAATAAAAATGACAAAGTGATGATCTGCCATAACGGAGTCGCTCTTTGTGTTGCCTCAGCTGCTGTGCAGGCTCATCTAGATCATGGATGCAAATTAGGATCTTGTGCGGTTCAAGAGCCAACAGTTGAAGTATTAGCGTATCCTAATCCTACAGCTGGACAATTTACGGTTCAACTTAATGGTTATAAATCGTCTAAAGCAAATGTTGTGATAATGAGTACAGTTGGGCAAGTTTTAATGCAAAAAGAAGTTAGTCTGGTAGGTGGTAAGCAAACTGTTTTATGTAATATTTCTAATCATGCAAGAGGTCTGTACCTTCTGAAAGTACTTAGTGCAGATGGAGAGAAAAATTTAAAAATAGTACTCGAATAATAATAAGTATTGTTGTTGTTAAAAAAAATGTCCGAGAAGTGATTTTCGGACATTTTTTATGCTTAAAATTTATAGTTTACTTTTGTTTTGAGATATAGTGGGATTTTAAACCACCATCAAGTTACAACCTCTGATATCCGAATTATCAAAACGTCCCAATACTTCGAAAGAATTATTGGGATATTTTTTTCCTAAATCTTGTGTAGCGATAAACGAACAGGAATTGATATTAGCAAGGTCAATTACGTTGATACCACCTGTTTTTCCCTGAGGAATGTAAGTCAAAGCATCTTCGGTATCGCGAATGAGAATTTGCATCCAGGAAGGACATTCGAATACACCTTCGCCTAAAGAATAGGCTTGCGACAATAATTCGGTCATACCGTATTCAGAATGGATTGCCGAAACGCCAAAACCTTTGCATAATTGCGTGTGTAGTTCTTCGCGGATCATTTCTTTGCGTTTGCCTTTCATGCCTCCTGTTTCCATGATAATGGTATTTTGGAGTTGGAATTGCTGTTTTTCGATTAAATCGAGTAAGGCATAAGTAACTCCAATTAAGATTACATTTTGTCCTGATTGGTCTAATTCGGTTAATTTTTTAATCAAATCCTCGTGGTTGTGGAGGTAAAAACCGCTTTCGGGATGATTAGACGATTTTATCAAATCTTCGACCATATAAATTAATGAAGAACCTTCTCTTTCCAAATAGGAAGGAAGTAACGCCAAGATGACATAATCTTCGATGTTGCCGTAAAATTCAGCAAATCCCTTTCGGTAACTTTCTTCATAAAGGCTTACATCAGTTACCGGATGTTTGCTGGTAATCATCCCTGTAGTTCCGCTACTTGTAAAAGTAGTTTGAATAGGATTACTGTTGGAAACTACATTGTGGCTTTTAAAAAACTGAATGGGAAGAAACGGAATCTGTTGTAGTGATTTTACTTTTTGAACATCGACTTTTAGAAAATCGCAAAATTCCCGATATACTAAGTTGTTTTCATGTTGAAAACGAAACACTTTTAAGGCTGTTTTTTCAAATTGCTTTTGGCTGGAAATGGTAAATATATCGGTAGCTGTAATCAAGAATTTTTTTTGGTAAAGGTATAAATTTATTGCTTTTTCTTTAGCATAAAAAAAGCTTCAAAGGTTGAATTTTGAAGCTTTTTACTATTTAAGTTTAGATTATCTGATAATTAATTTTCGGGTAGCCGAAGCGTTTTGTTCGTTTATTTTAATAATGTAAACACCTGGTATTAGACCGGAAACATTCAGTTCCCTGGAGTTAAGATGGGTTTGAAGTACTTTTTTTCCCAATAAGTCAAAAATGATAATTTCTTTTTCACCATCATTTTTAGTTGTAATATTTACTCGACCGGTACTTACGGGATTAGGGTACAAATTCAAGCCCTCAATAACTGAGGGTGCGCTCAGGTTATTTTGCTGCTTGTTATCCTGAGCAACAACGCTTAGGGAGCAGAAAAAAACCGTTAAAAGGATACTATAAAAGTAGTTTTTTTTCATCAGCTTGATTTTGTGTAGTAAATATACAAAAAATCAAATAGTATGCCAAAAAAAAACATCCTGATTATCAGGATGTTTTTGAAAGTATTAAAGGGTGTTTACTGATTAGTTAACTAAATTAACACCATCAACAGTTGCCCAAGTTCCAGTTGTTAAAGAAGCTCCAGTAGCGGAAGAGTTTGTAGTAAATTGTCCTGCTGGGAAAATAGGGTTTATAGCACCAGCTCCAGCATATTGAGTAGTACTAACATCATTAATTTTTATGTTAGTTAATTTAATTTTACTTCCAGTTACTTGATTTGTGTTTGTAGTTACATCTTGAATTCTTACAGCAGCTGCTCCGGTTGTTGTGTATCCAGAGATTACTACGTTTGAAAATTCTCCATTTCCTTCTTTTTTGAACTGGATTGCATCATATTCTGCTGCAGATGAACCTCCTTCTGTTTGTGTTCCGGCTGTTCTTTTTAATGTAATATTAGCTATAACTGGCCAGTAAGTATTGTTGTTGTTAGAAGCTTCAATTTCCATTCCGAAATTTCCTGTACCTACTTGAATTGCTAACCAGTTAGAGTTGTTTTGTCCTCTCCATCCGTCTTGCCAGTCAAAAGAGTCGTCAAAGTTTCCGTAAGAAATCAAGTTTGTAGCACTTACTGTACCACCATAAAATTCATATCCATCATCAGCTCCTTTGTAAGCAACTAAATGGTCTAATGTAGTTCCTGATCCTACAGAGTAGAATGAAAACGCATTCATTTCACTTGTTCCGTCAGTAATTTTTTTACCGGCATATTCTACTCTAACGTATCTTAATGTTCCACCGTTATGAGCAGCATTTGTACCTCCATAAGTGTAGTTTAATCCGTCTTCTGATGTTTTTGAAGCCGTATCACCAGCACCTCTAATTGGAGCATCACCATACATGATAATTCCACCCCATGAACCGGCAATTTTTGATTGCTCAGTTAAAACGATAGGTTGATTAGCAGTTCCGTTCATGATTAATTTTCCACCATTTTTAACTACTAGTGCATCAACACCATCAGCAGCATTTGCTGTAACTGTTGAACCAGCATCAAAAGTAACAGTAACTCCGCTTTCAATAGTTACAATACCTTTAATAGTATAGTTTCCATATGCAATAGTTCTGTTTGTTGTAATAGCTCCGGTTAATTCTCCTTCTACAGGTTGAATAGTTCCTTCGTCGTCATTAGTTGAACAACTTGTGAATAAAGCTGCTAAGATTGATAAGCTTAATGCTAATTTTTTCATGATTGAATTGTTTTAATATTTTTTTACAAATGTATATTGGTAAGGAATTTTAGGTGTTTTCTAAAGTTTATGAAACAGTTATCATATTTGGATTAATTGTAATCTTAATGTTGCTTTAGTGTAAACAAAAAACCATCCTTTCGGATGGTAAGTTGTTAGTGTTAAAATGTATAAGAAATGCTGGTTGAAAATCCTGTACCTCTTTTGTATTCTTGTAAGGTTAATGAAGATTCTAATATTGGAATTTTATTGTCACCTCCTAAAACTCTTCTGTAATTTGGGTTTAAAATGTTGTTGATACTGAATTTAATATCCCATTTTTTATTAATGCTTTGTCCCCAAATAAAGTCTAGTTTATGAAAAGCTTTTTCGTATTCATTATCTTGTCCTGCAATACCTACTGCGTATATCCTGTCTCCGTAAACTCCATAAACTAGGGTTGCAGTATTTTTCCATTCACTATTGAATTCAAACGCATATTTTAAATCGGCATTTACTAACCAGTTTGAAGCTCCTTGTAGTTGTCTTTTTTCAAAAGTATCAAAATAGGATCCTCTGTTTGTGTCGGCAACAGCTTCTGTGTGCATAATTGATGTATTAGCTCCAAAAGATAGTCCTTCTAATTGTTCGGATAATCTGCTTAGTTCAATAATTACTTCGAATTCAGCACCAAAAATTGAAGCTGTTTTATTGTTGTAATAGGCAACTTGTCTTCCGGAACCACCACCAAAATTGTCAAATGAACGTTCTATAGGATCTTGAATGTGTTTTCCAAATAATGTAACTGCGAAAAGTTCGTTTTTAGTTGGGAAGATTTCGTATTTCAAATCCACATTTGTATTTGTGGAATTTTTTAGATTTTCATTTCCTCTTTCAGATGTTCCGTCTGCACTAATATAAGTCATTGGAAGTGTTTCAAACAAAACAGGTCTGGTAATTGTTCTACTTGCTGCAAAACGGATGTTGCTGTTTTCGCTAACTAAATATTTGATGTTTAATGATGGCAGGATGTCTAGTTTTTCAGTTAGATTTGTTCTGTATGCAGATCCTATTGGGTCAAAAATCAATCGGTATTTCAGATCACGAATGGTATTTTCAGCACGTAAACCGGTGTTGATCTCAAGTTTTTCTCCTACATGAAATAACAAATTAGCGTAAACACCATCAACTCTGTTATCAAGTTTGGTTTTGTATTCTCCGTTAGTACTTTCAGTAAATGATAAGTTGTTGTTAGCAATATCATTTTGAATGGAACTGTCAATATTGTTTATGTTTACAATATTAGCAGGTTGAGATCCGTTTGGAATTCCGGAAATAAATCGGTAGGAGGTCGTCATGTATTCGGCATAGCCGTTGTATCCTGCTGATAATTTATTTTTTTTGTCTTCATTCTTTCCGAATAAATATTGATATTCAAAAAATCCTGACAGATGAAAATTGTTTTCAACGTCTAAAAATTGTCTGATAAGGTGGTTACTTCCATAACGTGTTTCTGCTTCTTCCTCATTTAAAAGTACACCGTTTATAAATTTTCTATCAGGCTGATTGTATTTTGTTCTGGTGTATGATAATCCTCCTTTAATAAGATGATTACCCTCTTCGGTTAACTTATATTCTGACTTTAACTGATTAGTAAAAAAGTTAGATTCGTCATATTGATTTAAACGAATAATTTCATTTGGATTGTCTTTGGCATTTCTGGTGTAACCAACCTGATCTTGAATTTGATTTTCGGTAGATTTTAAAAACAATGAAGTTGTTGATAATTTTAGGCGGTCAGTTTTGTATTCTAATCCAAGTAAAGCAGAAGCCTGAGTCAAAAATTTGTATTGGGAACGATTTAAGTTGTTGTCGTATTCTCCTTGTCCAATTGCAAAAAATCGATCAGCTCCTTTTCTAATTTGATATTTATTATCAAAATTAACTCCCAGAATGTATTTTAATGTGTTACTGTTTTTTCCTATTGAAAAATTATCAGCATGAGTAACCCCAAAACTTGTGTTTAAAGGTGATTTCATTTTCTTTACATTCCAGCTTGATTCGAAATTATTATTAATTTGTCCGTTTGGTATTTTACCAAATCCACTTGGTAATTGTCTTTCCTGTCCTCCAAATCCAAAGAAGCTTTTTGTGTTATCAGCATCTGATGAAAGTAGAAAATCACTCATATTGTTATTGGTAGTATATCCAACACCATAGCTTAATTTGGTAAAGCTAGTTGTAGGTTGTGATGTATGAATATCAATTGTTGCACCGGCAAAATCACCATAAATATTTGGATTGAAAGTTTTAAAAACATCCATATAGCCAACAATATCAGTTGGGAATAAATCTAAAGGAATGATTTTCTTAAAAGGGCTGTTTGAAGGAACCGCCAAATCATTTACTTGTAGATTGTTGTATCGGTCTTCTAATCCACGTACAAATAACCCTCTGGATTCTACTTTGGTGATTCCGGTTATTTTTGTTAGTCCTGATTCAACATCACTAACACCTTTTCGGGACATTTCCTGTGCGCCAATAGATTGCTTAATTTCAACTGCATTTTTTTGTTCAAGTAATAATGCTGTTTCTTTTTGTCTGTTTTTAGTAGCAGTTACTACAACATCCTTGAGGGTATAACCACCTGATGAGAGTGATTGATCAAGAGTTAGTTTAGCTCCTTCGGTTACTTTTACGGCAACTTCCTTAGTTTCATAACCAACAAAGCTATATTGAATTGTGTAGCTTCCCGGAGCGATACTAATGGTGTATTTTCCATCAATATCGGTAGTAGTGTTAATTTTAGTCCCTTTTACAAGCACAGTTGCAAAAGGTAGTGTTTCATTGTTCGAATTTTTGTCTGTTATTACTCCTGAAATTGTACCTTTACTCTGAGCAAAGCTAATTGTTGTAATAAAAAGCGTTAGAATCAATAATCTAAGTTTCATAATTTGATTAAATTTTTTGCAAAGTAATGTCAGCTTTGTAAAGTTGGTGTTAATCGGTTGTTACGATTATGTTGCTTCAATATTATCAAATCGTTATCTCTTTAAATTACAGTTAACACAACTTTTATGCTGTTTTTTTATTAGTACATTTACCATCGCAAAAGAAAATTTGCTAGCTATGAAAAAGAAAAACACAAAGATTTTACTGGTAGATGATGAACCAGATATTTTAGAAATTGTAGGTTACAATTTAGCTCAGGAAGGCTATCAAATTGTTACAGCTTCTAATGGTAGAGAGGCAATTACTAAAGCTAAAAAGGAATTACCTGATTTAATTATCATGGATGTGATGATGCCGGAAATGGACGGTATGGAAGCCTGTGAGAATATTAGAAACATTCCTGAATTGAGCGAAGTGATTATTACTTTCTTAACAGCAAGAAGTGAAGATTATTCTCAGGTAGCCGGTTTTGATGCCGGAGCCGATGATTATATCACTAAGCCGATTAAGCCAAAGTTATTAGTAAGTAAAGTAAAAGCTTTATTGCGAAGATTGAAAGAAGCAAGCGGACAGGACAGCGAAACGCTAAATGTGGGCGGAATCGAAATTAATCGTGAAGAATATAAGATTATCAAAGACGATGTAGAGATTGCTTTGCCTAGAAAAGAGTTTGAATTATTTTACCTTTTAGCTTCAAAACCAGGAAAAGTATTTAAAAGAGACGAAATCCTGGATAAGGTTTGGGGTAATGAAGTTGTGGTAGGCGGAAGAACTATTGATGTACACATTAGAAAATTGCGTGAAAAAATAGGTGATGATCTTTTTAAAACCATAAAAGGAGTAGGATATAAATTTGAAGTATAATGTTGGTTTTTAAAACCATATAAGTTATACCACCATTTAGAAATATAAAATGTTCTTGATTGTCAGTTCGAGAGCAGTCGAGAACTACTATTAATCTCGACTGCGCTCGATTTGACAAAAAACAATCAGACCTCTCTATATTTCTAAATGGTATTACACCCAACGTGAAGTCATATAAGTTTAACCAATGTTATAGTTAGGTTTTCTTTTTGTTCTTATGCTTACATGCTCTTATTTTCAAAATGATATTTTTGTAATCAGCCAAAGAGAAAAAACGTATCTGACTCCTGCCTGTCGGCAGACAGGTATATGGTTAAAAAAAGACAGGGTTGTTATTATTTAAGAACAAAGACGAATAAATGAAAATTAGCTTCAAAAAAACATACAAGTTTGCCATCAAATCGGCATTTTACATCAGCCTTTTTTCTACGGCTTTTGTTCTTTTTCTGGCAATGATAATTTTTAATACCACTACCAAAACCTTATTTCTTTTCGGGATTATTTTTGTTTTTGCTATTTATCTCTTTTCATTTTTGGTACTTCAATACCGTGTGGAGCGTTTTATTTACAGAAGAGTCAAAAAAATCTACGACGATGTTTCCCTGTTAGAATCCAGTACGCTTATCAATCAGCCTATCACAACTGATATGGAAACGCTGACCCGTGAAGTCAAGAAGTTTGCCACCGATAAAAAACTGGAAATCGAAATGCTTCAGGTGCGTGAAGAATACCGAAGAGAGTTCCTGGGGAATATTTCGCATGAGTTAAAAACACCATTGTTTACCGTGCAAGGTTATATTTCTACTTTGCTTGACGGAGCAATGGAAGACAAGGCTATTCGTAAAAAATATTTAAAACGTGCCGATAAAGGAGTAGAGCGACTCATTTATATTGTAGAAGATTTGGATATGATTACTAAACTCGAATCGGGTGATTTGAATTTAGAAATAACCGAATTTGATATTGTAGAGCTGATTCGAAATGTTTTCGATTTGTTAGAAATGAAAGCTGATAAAAAGAAAATCAATTTGGTTTTTGAAAACGAAAATATCCAGCCTAATTTTGTCAAAGCCGATAAAGACCGAATCCAGCAGGTGATAGAAAATCTGATTGTGAATTCGATTAAGTACGGTAAAAAAGAAGGAACTACCGAAATTGCCGTTGTGAATTTAACTAAAGAAAAGGTCTTAGTCAGAATAAGTGATGACGGCGAAGGAATTGAAAAACAAAATATTCCAAGGCTTTT
Protein-coding sequences here:
- a CDS encoding T9SS type A sorting domain-containing protein, with protein sequence MKKNYFYSILLTVFFCSLSVVAQDNKQQNNLSAPSVIEGLNLYPNPVSTGRVNITTKNDGEKEIIIFDLLGKKVLQTHLNSRELNVSGLIPGVYIIKINEQNASATRKLIIR
- a CDS encoding TonB-dependent receptor — its product is MKLRLLILTLFITTISFAQSKGTISGVITDKNSNNETLPFATVLVKGTKINTTTDIDGKYTISIAPGSYTIQYSFVGYETKEVAVKVTEGAKLTLDQSLSSGGYTLKDVVVTATKNRQKETALLLEQKNAVEIKQSIGAQEMSRKGVSDVESGLTKITGITKVESRGLFVRGLEDRYNNLQVNDLAVPSNSPFKKIIPLDLFPTDIVGYMDVFKTFNPNIYGDFAGATIDIHTSQPTTSFTKLSYGVGYTTNNNMSDFLLSSDADNTKSFFGFGGQERQLPSGFGKIPNGQINNNFESSWNVKKMKSPLNTSFGVTHADNFSIGKNSNTLKYILGVNFDNKYQIRKGADRFFAIGQGEYDNNLNRSQYKFLTQASALLGLEYKTDRLKLSTTSLFLKSTENQIQDQVGYTRNAKDNPNEIIRLNQYDESNFFTNQLKSEYKLTEEGNHLIKGGLSYTRTKYNQPDRKFINGVLLNEEEAETRYGSNHLIRQFLDVENNFHLSGFFEYQYLFGKNEDKKNKLSAGYNGYAEYMTTSYRFISGIPNGSQPANIVNINNIDSSIQNDIANNNLSFTESTNGEYKTKLDNRVDGVYANLLFHVGEKLEINTGLRAENTIRDLKYRLIFDPIGSAYRTNLTEKLDILPSLNIKYLVSENSNIRFAASRTITRPVLFETLPMTYISADGTSERGNENLKNSTNTNVDLKYEIFPTKNELFAVTLFGKHIQDPIERSFDNFGGGSGRQVAYYNNKTASIFGAEFEVIIELSRLSEQLEGLSFGANTSIMHTEAVADTNRGSYFDTFEKRQLQGASNWLVNADLKYAFEFNSEWKNTATLVYGVYGDRIYAVGIAGQDNEYEKAFHKLDFIWGQSINKKWDIKFSINNILNPNYRRVLGGDNKIPILESSLTLQEYKRGTGFSTSISYTF
- a CDS encoding sensor histidine kinase; amino-acid sequence: MKISFKKTYKFAIKSAFYISLFSTAFVLFLAMIIFNTTTKTLFLFGIIFVFAIYLFSFLVLQYRVERFIYRRVKKIYDDVSLLESSTLINQPITTDMETLTREVKKFATDKKLEIEMLQVREEYRREFLGNISHELKTPLFTVQGYISTLLDGAMEDKAIRKKYLKRADKGVERLIYIVEDLDMITKLESGDLNLEITEFDIVELIRNVFDLLEMKADKKKINLVFENENIQPNFVKADKDRIQQVIENLIVNSIKYGKKEGTTEIAVVNLTKEKVLVRISDDGEGIEKQNIPRLFERFYRVNKSGSRAEGGSGLGLAIVKHIIEAHKEKIYVESEFGIGSEFSFTIEKAKKKKKEKDKDKELVPE
- a CDS encoding response regulator transcription factor, whose amino-acid sequence is MKKKNTKILLVDDEPDILEIVGYNLAQEGYQIVTASNGREAITKAKKELPDLIIMDVMMPEMDGMEACENIRNIPELSEVIITFLTARSEDYSQVAGFDAGADDYITKPIKPKLLVSKVKALLRRLKEASGQDSETLNVGGIEINREEYKIIKDDVEIALPRKEFELFYLLASKPGKVFKRDEILDKVWGNEVVVGGRTIDVHIRKLREKIGDDLFKTIKGVGYKFEV
- a CDS encoding LuxE/PaaK family acyltransferase, whose product is MITATDIFTISSQKQFEKTALKVFRFQHENNLVYREFCDFLKVDVQKVKSLQQIPFLPIQFFKSHNVVSNSNPIQTTFTSSGTTGMITSKHPVTDVSLYEESYRKGFAEFYGNIEDYVILALLPSYLEREGSSLIYMVEDLIKSSNHPESGFYLHNHEDLIKKLTELDQSGQNVILIGVTYALLDLIEKQQFQLQNTIIMETGGMKGKRKEMIREELHTQLCKGFGVSAIHSEYGMTELLSQAYSLGEGVFECPSWMQILIRDTEDALTYIPQGKTGGINVIDLANINSCSFIATQDLGKKYPNNSFEVLGRFDNSDIRGCNLMVV